The genomic stretch ATTTAGATTTTAAAAAAATGGAAAAAATGTATTGTTATGTTGGTTTTCTGCTTAATGCCAAGCAGAAAACCAAAAATGAATAAGTCTCTATATCACAAGAGCGTAAAATCTATTCTTTATAATTAACGATCTCTTCACAGAGCTCATGTTGTTCATGATGGTCCATTTGTTTTGACGCAAGACGTGCTTCATTTAGTAGAGTTTTAAATTCAGCATCGTTTTGTAGAGTATTTAAGGTCATTGATTTATTTGAATAACCACTTAGATACATTGCAATAATTTTTTGAGCATTTGACTCAAGTTTTTTATTTGTTCCGACGAAAGCTGGGCAGATTTCCTGCAAAACTTGCGTTGCGGCAATGTCATCTTTAATTAAGCTATCAGCCTCTTGTGTTGAGATATCCTCATCTGCAAAAACCGCTTGCGTACACAATGTGATACTGATCCCCAATACCTGAAAAAAAGGAGCGAAAGTTTTCATTTTTTCACAATTTTATAATGCTATGGAGGCATAAATATATATAATTCAACAAATAATTCAATTGTGAAAACCTTTAGGTTTATTTGTAGAGAAAGATTTTAGTGAATATTTTAATTGCGAATGATCATTTGTAAAATAAGTTGTTGTTATTTATATTTATATTATAGTGTTGTCTCAATATTACCCGTTAGGTTACCCGTTTTTGAAAAGATACCCCACTAAAAATAATAAAGCCTGCTATGAGCAGGCTATACTATCAGAATTTTGTTTTTTCTCTTCAACCTTCTTTTTTACATATGATTCATGCCAGAAAACATCCTTTCTATTAATTCGGACAGGTTGCTGAATATCACCACTTTTTACTCGGTCATAAAAAGCATCCTTTTTCATAGAAAGAAGGGCCATAAACTCTTTAGCACGTACACGACGATCAATCTCCATCACCCCTCCTTACTTTCCGCTTTAACTTCTTCCAGCATTGCCTTAACTCTCTTTAATTCAGATCTACTGTGAGCTATACCGCCACCATTAATATCTAAGTAAAACTTTAGTAAATCTGCCTTGTATTGAAAGTCATACATCTTCACCACAATCTGTAAATCTCTAAAGATTTGCCTTTTAGGTAGTTGATCAAACTTAAGACCAAAGACCTTTAATTCACCTGCAATAAACCTTCTGATGGCAGTTAATCTTTGCAAACCATCAATACACACCATTTGATCAAGAAGATCACAATCTTTTGCTCTCTCTTTTCTCCAAGAAGGGCAGTTGAATCGAATTGTTAATCCGCTTTCATCTACAATTAACCTCAAGACATTTTCTATATAGTTGGTTTGCTGTTTTTTAGTCCATACATGCCCACGTTGAAAATCGGGTACTAGTTCTACACCATGCGGAATATCTTCACTTTCACAATGCAACCATGTTTCAAGATAAGAAAAACTACAGTGCCAAGTTCTTGTGGGGCGTTCCAATGGATTAACAATCTGCCGGAACTCATCAGGTGTTAAACTCATCCCTCAGCTCCCGATTCGCTTTCCAGCTTCATTGCACCTTCCTCTGGATATTCGGTCATCCAAAAGTAATAGCCTTTGCCACTGTGCCCATCTTCAAAAAATTTAATAGTTAGTTCAGTTTCAAGTTGATCTAAATCATTTTCACCATCTGGATTTACAAATTCGAGAAGGCTTTTTAATTGGTGACCATTAAGAGTTATGCTCATCCCTCAGCTCCCGATTCGCTTGCCACTTCAACCATTAAAGAATAAATAGGCGTGTAATGATCACGAGTCCCATCGCCCCAATGATATCCACTATTTTCTAAACAACTAACAACATTGTCTGGGATCTCTTTGGGTACTAAACAAAAACCCTCTGGCACCGCCTGAGCTTTGGCTTTTTCAAGCTCTGCATCACGATGCTTTGCACATCTGAGCCAAGCATCCCAACGGCT from Acinetobacter pittii encodes the following:
- a CDS encoding MCR_0457 family protein, translating into MKTFAPFFQVLGISITLCTQAVFADEDISTQEADSLIKDDIAATQVLQEICPAFVGTNKKLESNAQKIIAMYLSGYSNKSMTLNTLQNDAEFKTLLNEARLASKQMDHHEQHELCEEIVNYKE
- a CDS encoding DUF262 domain-containing protein — its product is MSLTPDEFRQIVNPLERPTRTWHCSFSYLETWLHCESEDIPHGVELVPDFQRGHVWTKKQQTNYIENVLRLIVDESGLTIRFNCPSWRKERAKDCDLLDQMVCIDGLQRLTAIRRFIAGELKVFGLKFDQLPKRQIFRDLQIVVKMYDFQYKADLLKFYLDINGGGIAHSRSELKRVKAMLEEVKAESKEG
- a CDS encoding helix-turn-helix transcriptional regulator, which translates into the protein MEIDRRVRAKEFMALLSMKKDAFYDRVKSGDIQQPVRINRKDVFWHESYVKKKVEEKKQNSDSIACS